One genomic segment of Deinococcus cellulosilyticus NBRC 106333 = KACC 11606 includes these proteins:
- a CDS encoding AraC family transcriptional regulator, whose translation MPSSGASILISKLDLFEGLEWMRIQTDQHHFEPHTHGHFVVGMVETGAERFMHRGSHLLAHQGDLSLVNPDVVHTGEPASPAGYVYRAFYPQASFLQNIDPQGTLPYLRYPVVHDPELVQRFLHIHQELTRRFLHSGRRVDLGLETALLEAFHLLLHRHAERKAHHPFPGSHSVARQVQDFLEAHLQDPVRLETLAQVFQMHPVVLVRVFKRQFGLPPHAYQNQRRIDRSRSMLRQGRAVAETALELGFFDQSHFTKHFRRVMGVTPGVYQKAVGGWQTGSNRPIP comes from the coding sequence ATGCCTTCTTCAGGTGCTTCCATCCTGATCAGCAAATTGGACCTTTTTGAAGGTCTGGAGTGGATGAGGATTCAGACAGACCAACACCACTTTGAACCCCACACCCATGGGCATTTTGTGGTTGGGATGGTGGAAACCGGAGCAGAGCGCTTCATGCACCGGGGCAGCCACCTGCTGGCCCATCAGGGCGACCTGAGCCTGGTGAACCCAGACGTGGTGCACACCGGTGAGCCTGCTTCACCAGCGGGTTATGTCTATCGGGCTTTTTATCCACAGGCTTCGTTTTTACAAAACATTGATCCACAAGGAACTCTCCCCTATTTGCGGTATCCTGTGGTGCATGATCCTGAACTGGTGCAGCGGTTTCTGCACATCCATCAGGAACTGACCAGGCGTTTCCTGCACTCTGGCCGCAGAGTGGACCTGGGCCTGGAAACAGCCTTGCTTGAGGCCTTCCATCTGCTGCTGCACAGACATGCTGAAAGAAAAGCACACCACCCCTTTCCTGGGAGTCACAGTGTGGCCCGGCAGGTTCAGGACTTTCTGGAAGCCCACCTGCAGGACCCTGTGCGTCTGGAAACCCTCGCGCAGGTGTTTCAAATGCATCCTGTCGTGCTGGTGAGGGTCTTCAAGCGACAGTTTGGCCTTCCACCCCATGCCTACCAGAACCAGAGGCGCATTGACCGATCACGCAGCATGCTCAGGCAGGGCAGAGCGGTGGCAGAAACGGCCCTGGAGCTTGGGTTCTTTGACCAGAGCCACTTCACAAAGCACTTCCGTCGGGTGATGGGGGTGACCCCGGGTGTGTACCAGAAGGCTGTGGGTGGATGGCAGACGGGTTCAAATCGTCCTATCCCGTGA